TTTCATGGTGCTGAGTGTATAAGTGTGTAGTAAAAATGTGCTGGGTGAGTAGGGCCCAGGGGTTTCTCCTTGACTGGGACAGAGACCATTAGCTCTGAGGAGACTCCTGGCTGGAGTacgaggaggaggtggtggtgcaGTCTGATGGCCGCAGACTTGTTGCCACTGTGTTGTGTGTGTAGGAGTTTTCCATACTGAACCTCAATTCTCTTGTCCTTAAAATGGGGATTTACTGCATGATATAGAGGTGGAATTGTGAGGATTACAAGAGGCAGTATGTTATTAGATCTCTGACAAGAAGGCATTTGACAATGACCTGTTCCATTTCTTCCCTTCCCTACTTAGCTGGGCTTTCCATCTGTACCCATGTTCCTGCCCTGCCTGGTTCATCTGAGGCTGCTTTCCTCTGCTGCTCTAactttctgcctctctctgtgGCAGGAGGAGCTGGAGCATCTGAACCAGGCCAGTGAGGAAATCAACCAAGTGGAGCTGCAGCTGGATGTGAGTGATGCTCCTTTTCCTCACACTCTTGGGCTGGTTCCAGAGGTGCTTTCATCATTTTCTGTCCTCTTTCAGTACAGTGGCAGGGGAAGGGGCATGTATGAAAAACGAGAGGGGTTAGGACCCAGGCACATGCCTCCCTCTGCCCGTGTCTCTATCCTTTTGCCAGGAGGCCAGGACCACCTACCGGAGGATCCTGCAGGAGTCAGCAAGGAAGCTCAACACGCAGGGCTCCCACTTAGGGAGCTGCATCGAGAAGGCCCGGCCCTACTATGAAGCTCGGCGGCTGGCTAAGGAGGTGCGGCCAGCTGACCCACattctggggtgggggctgcatgCAGAGCCTGGCCCTGAAGTCTCCTGTCTCTGTATGGGGTGTGAGACAGAGCACCTTCTAGTTATCTTTTCTTCTTGTATCCCCTTTGGTTCATGCTCTCTTTGCTTGCTTCTCCACTCATTTaccccatttccttctttttaaatttttctttatataaataatatgggGTCACTATTGGAAGGCTATAAGTATAACTTGTAACTATAAAACAAGATAAGAGAACCAGAATCTCCCCAGATCCAACCACATGcatgttttgtgatttttgtaCCTGAAAGTTGTTTTAGTCAATGTGGTAAGGTGACAGACACAGAGACAACTGCCTTAAAAAAGTTTATTACTTAGTTCCTAAGAGAATAGAGCCTGTCAGATTATTCAGGACTACATGGGGAAGCACCTGAATGGGTGAGGAGGCAGAAAATGTGAGGGGAAAGCTTATCTCAGAGCTTTTATTGTAGAGCCTTTATTGTTGTTTTCACGGGAAGGAGTGGGTAAGACAGTGTAAGCAGCTTTGAGCAAATTTAGGATTGGCCAGTTTGAATAACAGAGGCAGGCTCTGGACTATGGGGAAGGTCTCTAGTTTTCTGGTACCTAGCCTTTCAGTGATTTAGAGCAGGGGAAATACTGGCTTAAGAGAGTTAGATAAAGGAGGTGATGGGCTTCAGATTGGTGGATTTGCATATAAAAAGTGTGCTCACAGAGTAGTTCACTGTCTCTCGAAGTTAGGCAGCCCTAGGAGGGCCAGCAAGGCCTCCAAGATATCAAAACACCatgaaacatagaaaataaaaatgcaattaataCAGCACAGATAatctctaaaaatatatatatatatatatatatcctgccAAAATGGGATCATACATGTActgtttttatctctttattttttgaggacaTGATTCCATGCCAAGAATTACCCATCCATGCCATTGCTTTTAGGAACTTAAGATTTTCTTATGTTAGATGTACTATTATTTGTTTAACCAGTTTCCTGTAACTGAAAACTTAGGTTTGTTTCTAGTATTTTGTTTGGTAACTATGGTTATGATGAATATCTCCAAGCAGTTGTCTGGTTATTTCATTCAGCTTATCTGCTGGACTGGAGCTGATGGTCTCAACCATCAACTAACCACCTTCCAACTAAAAGATGtggatttttctttgttcttcctaGGGCAAAAGACCAGCAGCCTTGGAGAGTGCTGGATTTTATATGCTTTGCCCTCCACTGGCAGTATCCTTCTATTTCTACATATATTTCTTCTCTTACTTACCCTTGGAACATATTCTTTGTAGAATTTTGCTTCCTCAGCACTTATCCTTAGTGCAGTTTGGGAGGTGAAGCCAGCATTACAGTGggcctttttccttctcttgtcctTGCCCAGGGAGGGTCTCCATGGGCAGCCAGGGGTCTTTTGCAGCTCAGTCTCCTGATGGTTCTTCCCCACGCCCCCTCCCAGGCccagcaggagacacagaaggcaGCACTGCGATATGAGCGGGCTGTGAGCATGCACAATGCTGCCCGGGAGATGGTGTTTGTGGCTGAGCAGGGCGTCATGGCTGACAAGAACCGGCTGGACCCCACATGGCAGGAGATGCTCAACCACGCCACCTGCAAGGTGAGCCAGGCAGTGCCGCTGGTCCCTTCTGCCAGTTCTGGTACTTCGTTTGCTTTCCCTGAATCCTGTCACCTTCCTcactcctttctgtctctctcctgctCCTGCCTTCCCTCAGTTTTGATTCTGTTTTAGGAAAAGTCTGGTCCTAGCTCTCTGCTCTGTTTGGCCTCCTGTGTGTCCCATATATACTTCCTTTTGACTTAGAAGGTCCTTCTTGGCTCTTCTTGAATCTTTGCCTCCAGATGTGGGAGTGACTCAAGTTCATTCCTGAATGTTCTGGATTCAACTCTCCTTTGTTATGTTTAGCTGTGAccctttgtttctattttctgaacGTTCTTCCTTTCTTGCTTTTAAGCTCTGCCAGTGTACCTTGGTTTTCAAAGTATAATTTGTGTATTATTTCCAGTCTTTcctatggggattcccttgtggctcaggtggtaaagaatccacccgcaatgtgggagacctgggttctatatctgggttgggaagatcctctggaaaagggaagggctactcactccagtattctggcctggagtcggatgtgactgagagacttttgCTTTGCTTCTGTGGCGGTTGGGGAGTGGGAGGATCCCTGGCATCAGCTCTAGTCTCCCACCTTCACCTTGTAAAGAACAAGTGTTTTAGTCCATTGGCTTTACTACAAAAtaacagactgggtggcttaaacgtCAAAAGTTTATATTCTGGAGGCTAGGACATCTCAAGATCAAGGCACAGGCAGATTTGGTGTTTGCTGAGGGCCTGCTTCTTGCTTCCCATATGGCCAGCTGTCTTCACTATTTTATTACATGGCTGAAGGACCTGGGGAGCTCTCTGAAGCCTGTTTTATAAGGCAGATAATTTCATTCGTGAGGGCTCTCCGCTCTTGAGCTAATCACTTCTTAGAGGGCCCACATTAAGGTTAGGGTTTCAACACAAGAATTTTTTTTGTGGGGCccgggcggggggtgggggtgggcttctctgatggttaagacttcaccttctagtgcagaaggtgtgggtttgatccctggtcgggggacctaagatcccacatggctggTAGCCAAAAAAAACCGAAAGATAAAacaatgtaacaaattcaataaagactttaaatatggtccacattgaaaaaaaaagacctaaaaaaaaaagtttgagggGACACATTCATTTATTCTGTAGGAGTAAGTGTCAGCTCCTGGGGAGTGGTCATTTCTCAAGCTTTTTTGTGTGCTCCTTAGTCCAGGCCTATGGGTCACATGAGAGCAGGAGTTCCACTTCTCTGGAACTCACACAGCACTGGGGGAGGGGTTGctgaagctgtgtgtgtgtgaggtcgACTCCTTGGTCTTGGTGGATGCGGTGGCTGGAGCCCTTGCCTGTTATCTGCTTGGACATGGAAACCTGGAGAACCCAGTGCAGAGCTGTGGCTCTCCCAGTGAggttcctccctccccccaacccccaagggTGAGCTCTGAGGACCACGATGTGGCAGATGTGTCACAGATGGATGGACATTTCCTGCACGCTCGTGAGTGGGCTAAGGACCTCAGCACTTCCTGGCAGCAACACAGCTGAGAGGTGGCGGGTGGTGCAGGTAACAACAGGCAGGCGCGAGGACCCACAGTTCTCTTGTGCCTTGGGAGCTCAGTGCCCTCTCCGGGCTCTGTAGACAGTTTACCATTTGGAGTGACAGACTGGGCAGGCTATAGGGGCAGGAGTGTGGGTCCGTGTTCAGTGGTGTGTGTGCTCCGCCCCACCTGGCCCAGGTGAACGAGGCAGAGGAAGAGCGGCTTCGTGGTGAGCGGGAGCACCAGCGCGTGACACGGCTGTGCCAGCAGGCTGAGGCTCGGGTTCAGGCCCTGCAGAAGACCCTCCGCCGCGCCATTGGCAAGAGCCGGCCCTACTTTGAGCTTAAGGCCCAGTTCAGCCAGATCCTGGAGGTAGCTGagtgtggggggaggggcggaGGATGGGAGGGGGCAGGCATAGAAAGGGAGGGCCGGTAGAGGGGACACTAGTCTGTTTCTCTGGGCTATCCACCAGGCTGGTGTCGAGGGGCAGGTATGCTCAGAATGACTCCACAGgaatgggaggtgggggtggggaatggatgCTGACAGAGAAGGGACGTAAGGGAGAAGTGAGAATTGGGGGAAAccagagagaaaggggagaggaaTTGGCCAGATAGGGAACGGGAGCAGTGGGTGGGAAAGAAGACCTGGGAGAAAGACCCTGGAATGCCAGGTAGGACCAGGGCAGGTTGCTGGGGAAGGAGGATCCCAGGAAGAAGAGTGGAGAGGGGCTGGGTAGCGTTGGTTCCGCACTGCAGATTAGTGGTTGGGGATGAGCAGAGCCAAGATTGGAGAAGGAACATCTCAGTGGGTCTGAGAGGACTTGGTAGCTCCAGGGGCCTCAGACAGTTGCCCAAAGGGTCACCTGACTCTGACCCTCCCTCTGCAGGAGCACAAGGCCAAGGTGACAGAGCTGGAGCAGCAGGTGGCCCAGGCCAAGACCCGTTACTCAGTCGCCCTGCGCAACCTGGAGCAGATCAGCGAGCAGATTCATGCGCGGCGCCGGGGCCAGCCTGCTCATACCCCGGGCCAGAGGCGCTCCTCTCCAGTAGGGGCGGAGGCTGGGCCTGATGGTGGCGAGGATGCGGACAGCGGGATCATCGAGGGGGCGGAGGGTGGAGGGCTGGAGGAAGGCGTCAGCTTGGGGCCTGGCGCTGCCCCGGACACCGACACGCTGAGCCTGCTGAGCCTGCGCACTGTGGCTTCGGACCTGCAGAAGTGTGATTCCGTGGAGCACCTGCGGGGTCTCTCGGACCACACCAGTCTCGATGGCCAGGAGCTAGGTCCCCGGAGTGGGGGTCGTGGAGGTCGCCACCAGCGCAGTATCAGCCTGTAGCCCGGTACTCAGGGTGGCTGATGCATTCATACCACCACTGGCCCAAGGAGGGCCCTGCAGGTTCCTAGCTCCCTCTCCTCGGGTCCTTGCTTCCCTCAGAGAGGTCAGGTTGGCTGTGTCTTGAGTCTGTTGTATATGTCCTGGCTTTCTCACCTTGCCCTGCCCCCCACAGGTGGCAGCTCTCTTTGCCTTACCCTTTCAGAAGGCTTGTCTTTGGCTCTGACATCTCCTTTCCCCGTGTTGGTCCTTCACAGTCTGTCTGTCTGCTGCCCTCATTCTGACTTCTGTCTGGTTTTTCCCCTCAGGGAAATTTGTCTGGGCAGCACAGGGAAGCCATCAGAGAAGATGGGCACTGGATCTGGGTCCCAGCATCTTGGTTCCCCCAGCTTGAGTGAATGGATGGGTCCCCCTCCCACCTACTCATCTCCCAGGTGGTTCCTGGGATGTTGCGGAACCCTCCAGCAGCCCAGCAGCCCATCCTCTGTCCCAGCCTGCTCATGGGTAACACGTAAGAAGTGCTGCGGGACTGTGTGCCTCTGGAAGACACCACCCATCCCTTTAATGCTCCCTCCTCATGACCGAAGCCACCTGTGCCTCAAAGCAGGACTTGAGGGATACTGGTGTCAGGGAAGGTGAAGGCCAATCCCACTGTCAACCAACACTACCAACTCTAAACAGGCTCCCGTGTGCATTGTGTTTCCCAGCTGGGCTGTGTCCAACATTGCCAAGGTGCTAGTGGGTCAGTGTTAGGGGGTGGAGATGTAGTGAGGTTCTGATGGCTGAAGCTCTTCCCATTTCTGCTGTGGAGTTAGGTCTGTTTACTTTTTCTGGGTAGAGGATGCTGAACCAAATCTTGGCATTCTTCTATCGGGTGGAGTTAGGGAATTTGGTGCTCAATTGCTCTCCCTCACTCTTCCCGAAACCAAACCATACCTAGTCCAGAATCCCTTGGGGTATGCTCAGGTTTGGCTGGAGAGCCTCTGCTGATACAGGGCAGGGTTGGCCTGCAGTGAGGGAACCCACCCTCCATAGGGAGCAGTTTCAGGTGTCTGATGGCACTCCCATGCTGTGTGGGGGAAAGGCAGGGAAGCTACACTGGATCTGGGTGCCTTGGGGAACCGATCCTCCTGTCCCACCCCAGGAGGGCTGAGAGCTGGACTCTGGACAGGAGAATTTGTGCCTAGGCCTGTGTGCTGCTGCCATCAACtaggagggcaggggtggggtggggcagggccttCAAATAGAGGTTGTGTCTCTGTCCCAGGGTTAAAACAGGATGGTCATGATGAGAACTGCCAGGTTTGAGGTGGCCATGGGTGGAGGGAAAATGGAGGAGGACgtgggcgtgcgtgcgtgcgtgcatgcatgtgcctgtgtgtatggGGGGAAAGGATCTGCCcctgattttatttaaataaaatagtttatgtAACAGTAATGTTTATTGTCCCTttcaggggagggaagaggagaaaggggtgaagaTGAAGAGAAGGGAGGAGCAGGGTGAAGCGAGGTGCATTTTGATGGAGTAGTCAGGGAAGATCTCTTGGGATGTGAAGGATGAGGTGGATCAAACTTCCAGCCATGAGAGGAGGGAAGGTTTATGGCCACAGGGCTGGGGTGAATGCACACCAGGTCAGTGGTGTCTGGCAacactctcccccaccccccacaaccaCCAATCTGCTAGCCGGGAAGGGCTCTCTGCAGGGTGGTGTGGGTGTGTCAGCCACTGATGGTGTAGATGAGATGATGGTGCCAATCCTGAACATGAGCATAAAGGGGAGGGACAAGTAGGGTTGTGGCATTAAGCAAATATACAGgatgccccactccagtactattggcCGGAacatcccacggacggaggagcctggtaggctgcagtccatggggtcgctaagagtcggacatgactgagcgacttcactttcacttttcactttcatgcattggagaaggaaatggcaacccactccagtgttcttgcctggagaatcccagggacgggggagcctggtgggctgccgtctatggggtcgcatagagtcggacacgactgaaactacTTAGCAGTAGTGGcacaggatgcccagttaaacTTGAATTCCAGATAAAACAGTATTTTTGCCTCCCTGCAGTGTTTAGGACATATACATTGTCGTttgtctgaaattaaaatttaacatagGTAAAAGGTGACTCTCAAGTCAGGGCTTGACCTGTTGTGGTCAGGAGGAGTTTGAGTACATTTGGACCGGCAGCCTGTGAAATATCGAGTGGAATCAGGTTGGAGAAAAGACAAGAACTTCAAAAGCTGCGGAGGTGGAGTGAATGAAGGCTTTCAACTGAGCCCTACCAGAAGTGAGCCTGCATAGCCAGCTGAGGAGCAAGTCAACTGAGGGATGGAGAAGATGCTaacagggaggaggaaggggagagactGGGAAATGGGTATCTTGACCTTTAAGTGGCAAGATGAAGGCCAGCAGTTAAAGGGACAGGAGGGCAGAGGAGTGACCCTGGTGTTCTCAGATGGTAGATGGGCCATTAGGGGCCTCCATGTACCCTTTGATAAGATTGCCTTTCCTGACCTGACTtaattgagaaataaa
The DNA window shown above is from Bos indicus x Bos taurus breed Angus x Brahman F1 hybrid chromosome 7, Bos_hybrid_MaternalHap_v2.0, whole genome shotgun sequence and carries:
- the SH3BP5L gene encoding SH3 domain-binding protein 5-like gives rise to the protein MAELRQIPGGRETPQGELRPEVVEDEVPRSPVAEEPGGGGSNSSEAKLSPREEEELDPRIQEELEHLNQASEEINQVELQLDEARTTYRRILQESARKLNTQGSHLGSCIEKARPYYEARRLAKEAQQETQKAALRYERAVSMHNAAREMVFVAEQGVMADKNRLDPTWQEMLNHATCKVNEAEEERLRGEREHQRVTRLCQQAEARVQALQKTLRRAIGKSRPYFELKAQFSQILEEHKAKVTELEQQVAQAKTRYSVALRNLEQISEQIHARRRGQPAHTPGQRRSSPVGAEAGPDGGEDADSGIIEGAEGGGLEEGVSLGPGAAPDTDTLSLLSLRTVASDLQKCDSVEHLRGLSDHTSLDGQELGPRSGGRGGRHQRSISL